The following are encoded together in the Coregonus clupeaformis isolate EN_2021a chromosome 24, ASM2061545v1, whole genome shotgun sequence genome:
- the LOC121537911 gene encoding retinoic acid receptor gamma-A isoform X3 produces MFDCMEALGMGPRQLYDVTSRGACMLRKASPFFAGLDPFAWTGSASVQSVETQSTSSEEMVPSSPSPPPPPRVYKPCFVCQDKSSGYHYGVSSCEGCKGFFRRSIQKNMVYTCHRDKNCQINKVTRNRCQYCRLQKCFEVGMSKEGERPVRNDRNKKKKDVKEELVLPESYELSGEMEELVNKVSKAHKDTFPSLLQLGKYHTNSSSDHRVQLDLGLWDKFSELSTKCIIKIVEFAKRLPGFTTLTIADQITLLKSACLDILMLRICTRYTPEQDTMTFSDGLTLNRTQMHNAGFGPLTDLVFAFAGQLLPLEMDDTETGLLSAISLISGDRMDLEEPQKVDKLQEPLLEALKIYARRRRPNKPHMFPRMLMKITDLRGISTKGAERAITLKMEIPGPMPPLIREMLENPEAFEDQTESSGESSPPPVPPASTKPPTTMKTEAEDEEDCWGTENGSEPSPEEEDEDDYDDGEEEDRDRGSDSEGESWTLEGSSEGARKNHAGRAQ; encoded by the exons CGGTGGAGACCCAGAGCACCAGCTCTGAGGAGATGGTCCccagctctccctctccacctcccccaccACGTGTCTACAAACCCTGCTTCGTGTGCCAGGACAAGTCCTCTGGATACCATTACGGAGTCAGCTCATGTGAGGGCTGCAAG GGTTTCTTCCGGCGCAGTATCCAGAAGAACATGGTGTACACCTGCCACCGAGACAAGAACTGCCAGATCAACAAGGTGACCAGAAACCGCTGCCAGTACTGCCGACTGCAGAAGTGCTTCGAGGTCGGCATGTCCAAGGAAGGTGAGAGAC CGGTGCGTAACGACAGGAACAAGAAGAAGAAAGACGTCAAGGAGGAGTTGGTGTTGCCGGAGAGTTATGAGCTGAGTGGAGAAATGGAGGAGCTGGTCAACAAAGTCAGCAAAGCCCACAAAGACACCTTCCCCTCACTGCTGCAGCTGGGCAAATACCACACT aaCTCCAGTTCAGACCACCGCGTGCAGCTGGACCTGGGGCTGTGGGATAAGTTCAGTGAGCTCTCCACCAAGTGCATCATCAAGATCGTGGAGTTTGCCAAGCGCCTCCCAGGCTTCACCACCCTCACCATCGCTGACCAGATCACCCTCCTCAAATCAGCCTGCCTGGACATCCTG ATGTTGAGGATCTGCACGCGCTACACCCCAGAGCAGGACACCATGACCTTCTCAGACGGGCTCACCCTGAACCGGACCCAGATGCACAACGCAGGCTTCGGCCCGCTCACAGACCTGGTGTTTGCCTTTGCTGGCCAGCTGCTGCCTCTGGAGATGGACGACACAGAAACGGGCCTCCTCAGCGCCATCTCCCTCATCTCTGGAG ACCGTATGGACCTGGAAGAGCCCCAGAAGGTGGACAAGCTGCAGGAGCCCCTCCTGGAGGCCCTGAAGATCTACGCCCGTCGCAGACGCCCCAACAAGCCCCACATGTTCCCCCGCATGCTGATGAAGATCACTGACCTCAGAGGCATCAGCACCAAGG GGGCAGAGAGAGCCATCACTCTGAAGATGGAGATCCCAGGCCCCATGCCTCCTCTGATCAGGGAGATGTTAGAGAACCCAGAGGCTTTCGAGGACCAGACAGAGAGCAGTGGAGAGAGCTCCCCACCGCCCGTTCCACCAGCTTCCACCAAGCCCCCCACCACAATGAAGACTGAGGCCGAGGACGAGGAGGACTGCTGGGGGACAGAGAACGGCAGCGAGCCTTccccagaggaggaagatgaggatgaCTATgatgatggggaggaggaggatcgGGACAGGGGCTCGGACAGTGAGGGGGAATCCTGGACTCTGGAGGGTAGCAGCGAAGGGGCTAGGAAGAACCATGCCGGGAGGGCGcagtga
- the LOC121537911 gene encoding retinoic acid receptor gamma-A isoform X4: MFDCMEALGMGPRQLYDVTSRGACMLRKASPFFAGLDPFAWTGSASVQSVETQSTSSEEMVPSSPSPPPPPRVYKPCFVCQDKSSGYHYGVSSCEGCKGFFRRSIQKNMVYTCHRDKNCQINKVTRNRCQYCRLQKCFEVGMSKEAVRNDRNKKKKDVKEELVLPESYELSGEMEELVNKVSKAHKDTFPSLLQLGKYHTNSSSDHRVQLDLGLWDKFSELSTKCIIKIVEFAKRLPGFTTLTIADQITLLKSACLDILMLRICTRYTPEQDTMTFSDGLTLNRTQMHNAGFGPLTDLVFAFAGQLLPLEMDDTETGLLSAISLISGDRMDLEEPQKVDKLQEPLLEALKIYARRRRPNKPHMFPRMLMKITDLRGISTKGAERAITLKMEIPGPMPPLIREMLENPEAFEDQTESSGESSPPPVPPASTKPPTTMKTEAEDEEDCWGTENGSEPSPEEEDEDDYDDGEEEDRDRGSDSEGESWTLEGSSEGARKNHAGRAQ; encoded by the exons CGGTGGAGACCCAGAGCACCAGCTCTGAGGAGATGGTCCccagctctccctctccacctcccccaccACGTGTCTACAAACCCTGCTTCGTGTGCCAGGACAAGTCCTCTGGATACCATTACGGAGTCAGCTCATGTGAGGGCTGCAAG GGTTTCTTCCGGCGCAGTATCCAGAAGAACATGGTGTACACCTGCCACCGAGACAAGAACTGCCAGATCAACAAGGTGACCAGAAACCGCTGCCAGTACTGCCGACTGCAGAAGTGCTTCGAGGTCGGCATGTCCAAGGAAG CGGTGCGTAACGACAGGAACAAGAAGAAGAAAGACGTCAAGGAGGAGTTGGTGTTGCCGGAGAGTTATGAGCTGAGTGGAGAAATGGAGGAGCTGGTCAACAAAGTCAGCAAAGCCCACAAAGACACCTTCCCCTCACTGCTGCAGCTGGGCAAATACCACACT aaCTCCAGTTCAGACCACCGCGTGCAGCTGGACCTGGGGCTGTGGGATAAGTTCAGTGAGCTCTCCACCAAGTGCATCATCAAGATCGTGGAGTTTGCCAAGCGCCTCCCAGGCTTCACCACCCTCACCATCGCTGACCAGATCACCCTCCTCAAATCAGCCTGCCTGGACATCCTG ATGTTGAGGATCTGCACGCGCTACACCCCAGAGCAGGACACCATGACCTTCTCAGACGGGCTCACCCTGAACCGGACCCAGATGCACAACGCAGGCTTCGGCCCGCTCACAGACCTGGTGTTTGCCTTTGCTGGCCAGCTGCTGCCTCTGGAGATGGACGACACAGAAACGGGCCTCCTCAGCGCCATCTCCCTCATCTCTGGAG ACCGTATGGACCTGGAAGAGCCCCAGAAGGTGGACAAGCTGCAGGAGCCCCTCCTGGAGGCCCTGAAGATCTACGCCCGTCGCAGACGCCCCAACAAGCCCCACATGTTCCCCCGCATGCTGATGAAGATCACTGACCTCAGAGGCATCAGCACCAAGG GGGCAGAGAGAGCCATCACTCTGAAGATGGAGATCCCAGGCCCCATGCCTCCTCTGATCAGGGAGATGTTAGAGAACCCAGAGGCTTTCGAGGACCAGACAGAGAGCAGTGGAGAGAGCTCCCCACCGCCCGTTCCACCAGCTTCCACCAAGCCCCCCACCACAATGAAGACTGAGGCCGAGGACGAGGAGGACTGCTGGGGGACAGAGAACGGCAGCGAGCCTTccccagaggaggaagatgaggatgaCTATgatgatggggaggaggaggatcgGGACAGGGGCTCGGACAGTGAGGGGGAATCCTGGACTCTGGAGGGTAGCAGCGAAGGGGCTAGGAAGAACCATGCCGGGAGGGCGcagtga